The Branchiostoma floridae strain S238N-H82 chromosome 1, Bfl_VNyyK, whole genome shotgun sequence sequence TAACGGAGAACATCTGGAGATAGAAACAGGGCAGATACGGGAGTTCAGTACAAGGTATCTGTAGAACCAGGGAGGGTGAAACTTTCAATTAAAACGAAACATTTATTTTCCAGTCATGACCAATATGTCATGGTGACAGAGATTCTGAGTCATCAAATTGATCTTAATCCAGTCCAAGTCCTGTGGCTGTCTCCAGGGTACCTGACTGAAGTTGGCGCGGATGCCTCCCTCAGAGCCCAGCTGTCTGCAGCTGGTACACCCTAGAACCCTTCTTCAGCAGGAATCCCTGGTTGTTAAGGGAGGCAATGAATCCCTCAAAGTCTGGAACCTTTACATCACAattctgcagaagaaaaaaaatgtacctgtacatgcatGGACTCATTTCTGGTGATATATGCTTAGTACCTCACCCATGTGTTCACACCTAGCTTGTAATGTACTGTTTTATTAAACTGTGATGTGCTCAATATGTTTCatttaactactagtatttatggGCTAGATCATAGGACAACTTGAATGAGAAAGATAAATATAGTTAAACTTTTGGTCACATTCCAACATCTTAATCACTTAAACTTTGTCAAATCACGAGCTCCTATACAAACCTGAGCAATTTCCCTCATCTGTTGCACAGTGAAGATGTTGTTGTACGTCCGTTCTGCCACTCTGTTCAGGGCAGCGACAAACCTCTTTGGCtacaaaaacattaaaacaacaaattacgacAGATTTGAAGTACTTCAAAATAAGTGAAGTCAAGTATGGCTGTAATTGTAAAGTCTTTATAATGATAAAACCAACTGgagggaggttttatcaaatttcCCTGATAAAACTTCATATTGTGTGAGCAAAAACATTCATCCGACATTAATACAAGTTCAACAACAATAGCTACAAGGCATAAAGTAACTTGTCATAAGTAAATTAattggaatacatgtacatgtatatataaaatatagcCAGTTAACAAGTATATATGCTTTGACCTAACCTTGCTCCTGCTGCTCATGCCTGACCCATTCTGTGATCTCAGGAAATCCAGTTGTCCAAATTCATCTGAGTAGGTGTCAAACATGCTGAAGAAAAAAGGTGGTTTGGATTGAATTAAGCCATGTCATGCATTTTTGTTGGTAGTAACATTATTTTGGTTTACTTTTTGTATGCCATACATCATTATAGGCTTATCAATTTTGTTTCACAGTACACTGTGCATGCTTTATTTCAACTTTTCTTTGGTAAGGgtgttatatacaatgtattacaaagCATTCTTCTCATCCCCTTAGAGCAGATCAGAGTCTGTTTAAGACCAGTAGGTCAGATGAAACCTGCATAAGTCATTCATTCCCAACTCTCTCCATCAAAATCTCTGACCTGTCTTTCATGATTTCCACCACATCCTGTGCATCCTGACTGGTAGCTGTCTCCCTCAGCTCCAGACGGCTACGGGCCTACATGGAACCAATTTGATATTATAACAAACAATCTTCAACTAAAAAACAAAACCTGTGACAATCTTTACTGGATAGCATAAGATGTTTACAGTTTGACATGCAAAAAGACAAGTTGCATGCTATTTGTAGAATACATCTTAAAGGATGCAGACCTTTTATGTGTTTGATTATTGAACCAGAAACTGAAATAAGCATACATAACTTGTTGTACAAATGAGTGATGATGTTATTTCCAACATAACAGTGCACATGATgattcttttttcttatttttcttaaaGTCACAATCATCAAAGAGCAGGTAAGAGACCTCTGTCAGTCTGATGAGGGACTCCAGCTGCCTGGTGGTGATGGGGATGCTGTCTGGGCCCCGCTGATCCTTCCTAAGCTCAAGGTAGAAGGTCTGCAAATGTGTTGATGACAGTTAAGCTACATATGACTGTAATAAGGAAATTTACTACTTTACTGCTAGTAACATTATATCTAGATATCTTGTACCACTGAAAAGAGGAGGGTGTAGCTAACCTGTAAATGGATATAACATTTCAACAGTTGTTGAATGACACTATCCTGTCttaacttgtgtttttgttaacaCAGATTGCAGACAGTAGGTTAATATATTTGACTGACCTGAAGCACCTGCTTGGCTTCTGGTGACAGTTTTGGATGGACATACTTCCTTGCATAGGCCACATACTGAAATGTGAACATAACATGACAAATTTGATCGTGAGACCATTGTATCAACCTTCATATCATTAATTTTCTCCGAGTCATAGACATCCAGGATTTTAGAGTAGAGGCAAGAGACAAGGAAGGAAATCTGTGAACCTTAAATGCCAAAAAAGTCATGCATCTCTGatcaaactgtttgttttaataggataaaaatgataattcaCTAAATCAACTACAAGAATGGTTTGGTTTAGAGTATACCTTTCTTAGAAGGGGGTGTGGGATGGGGTCAAATTGTTCACCTCTGCTGATCTGGAAAGATAAAGACTGCCtgaatacaacatgtacaacacCAAAGTGCTTTTTACATCATTGAATGATTCGGAACAAGTCCTCAACAGTCCAGAAAAGACTCATAGAGGAAGCCATTGAGGGAGAACATTTACTTATATTCATTATACTATCAAGCCCTATCCCATGAAAAGTTCTTATTTGTGAAGACACTGTCTGCTACAAGCTACTGCCACATACGTATAACATAAGTATACAGAGTATTGCAGTTGTTATGAAATTCTGCAAAGAACTGTActctctcacatcaacagaactgtaacatttttgatcttgtcattacctatatccattgtacaggcaggttctcctaattgattcatcaccaacttgtcttgtttaaatttatttttctgttatccattttgtacttatgtatgtaatgtcgtttactattcttgttttatgcgtatgtttcttgagtagaaggcttaatataagcaatttgtgctttccgcctcatactcgcaaaatatatgtgaataaataaatagataaataaaagaaCTGTACCTTTAGCCGTTCAGATAACGGCTTTTCTAATTCCCACTGTCTTCTGGCCTCATCGCTATCAGGGGTCTGTAAATTATGGTATGTCAGTACAATTTATTTGATTCAACTATTACAGGCTATAAATTCAGTATAATAGTTTAAAGAAGACagaattctattctataaagcACATAATATTATGTGGTGTACATGAAATGTAATTTGGAGGATTCCACCTAAATGTATATGATAGGGGGACACAGTCTCAGAGAACTTTACCTGGGCcatcattttacagtatataaaatCTTGAGCTTACCTGGGGGTCTCTTCTCACTCTGACAGCAGAGGTTTCTCTGCAAGGAAAGCAAAAAAAGTATGGATACACTGCATTCAAAATGCAAATTGCCATAATGTAGATTCCCAACAGTGCATGGGAAGGGAAAGACAATGTTGTTTTCCAACAAACGTCAGCTAAGTTACTCACCGGCACCTGCCAGCCCTCAGCGCCATGACATGCTCAGACAACATGCTGTCCAGATCCTGGTTAGAGAATAAAATTTATATAGAAATTTCCCACCAAAGTTTTACAGTGGAAACACACCACCTTTAAtgacaaaagtttgaaaaaaaatgtatgaaacaAATCATTTAGAATACACTACACTTTGGTAAGAAATGTGGAGATTGATACTAATTACTCCAAACTGAAATAAAGTGTATATTTATTAGTACATTATAATTGCAGTGTTAATTAATCATTTCTAAGGTTACTGATATTAGCAAATCATCTTTGCCAAATACCTTGAGCCATAGGTCTAACTAGCAAGTTTCcatacaggtaaacaacatGATGAACTGGCTGGTGATTACCTCATCAGGATTGTCCAGCAAAATAAACACCAGGTCAAACCGAGACAGCAGGGCACTACCCATCCTGGAACAAAAACAGAATTCTCAAATGTAGGTTaccttgtacattttgtatttctaacaGGAGTTACAGACATCCTCCAGAGGGGTTAAGTATGAACAAAACCCTTAAGACAAAAGTACTACTAATTTTGCTCTGTCCCATTTGCAACAGAATTATAACAGCTACTAAAGGAAGTCGAAGGTTGACAGTACTTTAGGAATACACCTAAATGTTATCCTAGGAGACCTACTTGAGGTTCTCTGCCACAGTCTTAGCCTTGTTGTAGTGCCCACCAACTGGGTTGGCTGCTGCGATGATGGATGTTCGTGCAGGGAGGCTGGACAGAGGGAAGACTCATGTTaacaaaattcatgaaaattgacTGTACCTATATAGTCAACTTTTACCAACACTTCACAcatttcttcatattttctaGAATTTGAAGGATGACATTTTACTGTCCTTTATTGAATGCTATCTAATACAATTGAATTATCTTGAGACATGAGAAAATCCAGACTAGGCACACACCTGCAGACTATGCCTGCCTTGGCCAGGCTGATGCTTTGCTGCTCCTGGAAACATACAAACAGCAATGACAATCATCTAAAATCAGCTTCTATGAAGAGCAAAATGACAGTGACTCTATTTCTATTCTTGCACTTAAAACAGAATGGTTACAAGAGCAAGGTGGTTATAACCTCTTTGGTCAGAGCAACATCATAACTTTTGTACTTAGATAAGTCAATGGCAATTAGATAAGTCAttcttaataaaaaaattaaacaatgtgtataggcaaggaggttgaaaaaaggaaaaggcCTTTCCTTGCTATAGGTCATTTTCTATTGTAAAGCTCTGTCTTGAGGTAATAAGTACCGGTAGTTTACTCTACTTCATATTTCCTTTTGGCTTACCTATGATTAGTAATCTTATTCTGAAAGGGACTAAATGTGTAACAAAGGAGATCAATTGTTGATCTGCATTGTTACAGCAGGTTGGGTATGTCGATATATTAGATAACAATGATACTATGATAACAACTTCAATATAGGCTGGGCTGGTAGAGGATAAGCATGTCAAGTGTTCTCATACAAAAGGAAACAAGTTGCTTACCATTGCCTCTAGGAGAGCCTGATGCTGGTTGGTCATTTTGTCAAATTCATCAATACAGCAACAGCCTGgaacagaaaatgtttcaaatgaaaTGAGCATCAATACCATTGGCATGACTCAATGAAATGTTTGCTATACAAAACACAAGAAATACTTGCAGGTTTACCAGCAGCCTTCCTTGTGAATTACAGTCTGCCCAAGAAGATCACTCAGGGGATAGATACAGTCtagtggacaggtggtcaccatAGTAGATGACAAACTAATGCTTGGCCAGTTGATTTTTATGTAGAGGAGGGCACTTGCATCTATTAGTTTTACCATAATGGTAAAAGATTATACAACTGGTTTACTTTACCCTGGTCAGCGAGGACCAGAGCTCCTGCCTCCAGTGCAAAGTCTCCTGATGCACTGTCTCTGCTTAGGGTCACCTGTCAAACAATCAACATAATGTATAAAAGTACTCTGCACATGTAGACTGATTAACATAGTCAGAAGCAAGATTGATACTACATACAACGTACTGTAATGATGAGTTTATGTGAATGAAATATTATTAGCTGATTTCTCAAATAAAGCCAAGGATGATACTTAAGCAGTTACATAAGATGTTGTGGTATGTAGGTAAAGTTAAGACCTACAGTGAGTCCAGAGGCAGTAGTTGTGTTCCCACACACGTAGACACCACGGGGAGCAACGTTGGAAACAGCTTGCAGCATCTACCCATAAAATTAAGAGGCAATTGGTGAATTAGTTACAATGAAAATACACAGACAATGTCACAAACAGATTGGACAAATTGCCTGAGAACAGTAGAAGACAAACCTGGCTTTTGCCCAGTCCAGGATCACCCACCACTAGGACATGGGGGTCTCCTCTCACAGGAATACGATTCTACGGAAGAAACAGACAACCAACAGAGGGATTTTACAACAATCTTCACAAACGTTTAAACTAAATGGTTAAAATTTCATATTACCATGATATCTCTTTTATTCCTTATATGCTCTGGGAATCCGTGGTGATTTGAGTAGCTCGTGACTTGGGACTTGTATTGTAACTATTGACAAAATTTAAAGCTGTTTGTATGACTACACAATTAATGACAATAAATGTGCAGCTACCAAAAGGTACTACATAATACATGTTTCTCACTTGCCTNNNNNNNNNNNNNNNNNNNNNNNNNNNNNNNNNNNNNNNNNNNNNNNNNNNNNNNNNNNNNNNNNNNNNNNNNNNNNNNNNNNNNNNNNNNNNNNNNNNNAGTCAcagaaaaatcatcaaaatacaacaaagtattttgtttacttttgtaaaAGATAAATCAAGTTAATCAGTGGTTTAAAAAGAAGTACCGGTATTGCTTTTCTGGACATACACACATAGCTGTAAACTAATTACTGGTACTTTTCCCCATTCCAAACATATAACACCAGCTTAAGTAAATCTATGGTATATCCATGTCCGTATGTCAAGTCCCCAGAGAGGATCAATGTACAAATATCAGTCATCTAACTTTGTAAGCCTGACCTCGTGGCCATATATGGCCGGACATAGTGACCCCACGACAAGTCTGAAGACATGTGGGTCCTCCTGGATCTCCTGGATACCATACAGCTCCTTCAGGGTGAACTCCATGGCCAGTCCTGATGTGCCGCTCTCCTTGGTGGACTTCTTCCCCTTCGTCTTACTCACAGAGTTAGCAGAAATGTAGATGAGGAACATGCACTGGTCACGGTTTGACTTCCTCCTGCCTGCAATGGGAGTTTGCTGTCATTTTTTGTATTAAATGGCTATAATATAGGTTCTATCACATGTTTTCTATCCAATGGCTCAACCTGAATTCTATATCTTCACTTGATTTGCTCTCATTCCTACTTATAAATCTATACAACTAACTAAGACTAGTAAGAGCTAATGTTCTAGGGGATAAACACAATAGAATGACAGCAAAAcgcaaacttttaaaaatctgtgGTGCTTGCAGAAAAGAGACTGTTTGCCTGACCTTCCTCTGAGCTCATGACCTTGACAATGCCAGTGACAGTGACTACATCCCCTGGAGCACAGCTGTCCACTGTatataagaaaaaacaacatgtatGTTATATCAATTTAAATTTTAGTTCATATACGCACACTTCCTGGCCTGAGTGTTTCTGAAGCTACATGCGATATGATGCacagtagtacatttgtacattaacaacatcaaaacacagAATGTATTATTTACCCAGATCCCTGGTCAGCTCACACTCCACTGTCCGGGGGATCCTACCTGCCTCCCTGTTCTCATCAGTGATCAGCTCCTGCACTCTGGAAGAATAGGCAAGAAGACTTACATTATGTACAACAATGGATTATCTGAAATATGGACTGTATTTAAATGTAAGGTAAGTGGTAGTCAGCaaatctttctctctcttaTCATCAAAAAATCTAGCGCTCATAGCAATCTTTTTAATATACCTTATATGTTCCTGTTAATTGGAAAAACTAACTTTTTCAATAGATGTGTCTTACTTGATAGTCTGCCAGTCTACAGTTTCTGTGAGCTGATGGTTCTGAAGAGGAACAAAAGACCTTCCTCTGCAGTCAGGGGCTGGGCACTGAAAAGCAAAGTAAATCTATCTCTTGAATGTAACTTTTGCATACGCTAACAATTTATGATGACATCTATTTACTGGAAACTCACTGGCCATAAAATTCTATTGATCAAATGTTTAGAAGAGGACAACATCTGTGTGTGTCAATAATGTATTCATATATGTACAGCAGCACATGGCATTTACCTTGGTTGGTAGGCAGTACTTTCCTTCAGGAAGTATCACTCTCTGAGgggaaaagacaaaaatgttttaatttttttttgtttcaaaaggtaACAGTGCTGGAACATCAGGGTATAACAATTAACGTAGCTACTCAACAGACAACATAAGAATATAGATAACCATCAGTTCTCTCACCTGTACTCCCCTACAGGTGAGACACTCAAACGCCATCTTGATGCACATGGGTTTCACATTGCTGACCCTCACCACTGTTCCTCTGATGCACACAAACTTACCTGACAAATGAATCAGAGAACAGTTATATATCTCCGGACAGAAACTAAGTGTTCAATAAGGCAGAAAGAAAGATCACATCTGTTCTTTTTGATGAACTTAAACACCGTCTAGAACGAATGGCCAGAAAGAGGCCTTagaaaattcaaaatgaaaagtGGTAttagaaaatctaaaaaaagaGTCTCACCATAGAAATTTGCCTTCAGCCTTCTCATGGAAGTTATGGGCTCATAATTGAATACCCTGATGAAAAAGAACACAAGAACATTGTCTTTAATTGGTACACAAATGTGAAAGATGGACACAGAACACGTATTTACGTAAATTAATTATTGGTCTTAAAGCTACACCTATTTTGACTAACAGGTGTACtctcaaagtacatgtatttcacaagATAACATTTACCCATATCCATAGCAAGGAGATTTGAACTTATTGACATCACCACATTGTATAGCATGTTAGGCCTTACCTAGTATGGATAAGGGGTACATTAACAGCTATGGTAGCTGGGGTTTCTCCATCTTCCTGCCCAGGCTGCTGTAGGGCAGCTGCCTGCCTCTCCAGGTCATGGGTCAGGACCTACACAGACAAAAGGTCATGGGTCAGGAGTCAGGACCTACACAGACAAAAGGTCGTGGGTCAGAACCTACACATACAAAAGGTCGTGGGTCAGGACCTACACAGGCAAAAGGTCATGGGTCAGAACCTACACAGACAAAAGGTCGTGGGTCAGGACCTACACAGACAAAAGGTCATGGGTCAGGACCTACACAGGCAAAAGGTCGTGGGTCAGGACCTACACAGGCAAAAGGTCGTAGGTCAGGGTCTATACATACCAAAGGTTATGGGTCAGAACCTACACATACAAAAGGTCATGGGTCAGGACCTAGACATACAAGGTCATGGGTCAGAACCTACAGAGGTCGTGCGTCAGAAGTCAGAGCATCAATGCACACAAAAGTCATGGATGACAGTCTTCATACAGAGGTGTAATGATAAGCTAATTAATCTATTTGTGATTTTTCTTACGATGTGAAGAAGGGTGTTGTCTATAATCATCCTTGTTCTGACCTGGTGCACAGCCAGTCCCAGGCAGCTGAGAATCTTCTCTGGGGTCTCCTTCATCACACTACCCATGTCCGGAATGGTTGAACGGACACCTGAATAAAACATGGGACAAATGGACGGTGAGAAAATAGTTCACAGAACATTTagggacctgacgatatttaccgggggggagggctggtgcataggtggggggggggcaatgaaaaattttttgagccgaggggggggccattgaaaaattttttgagccgggggggggccattgaaaaaaaattgcctcaggggccttgataaatacaagcaaaatgtgcccctgaaatgcaggcaatgaagtttcagatggtcaagatttcaatttttctctggacgtcccttgaGACGGCTTGCGGCTCtggcgcacacaacacttcggcactcATCGCCGTCAaaaatctcttcctctgacagaaaattgtcattacatttagcatagtctaccagcgaagtttatccctcaaaatgcagaaaatcgtgtctcagagggtccaaatttcatcatttgaatgacatttctccagatctaccttgcgacggctcgtgccatgcccggcgctcgaaatcgtgggaatacgttgggggcgtcgtcgccctcaaacccatgtgaagttctaatagaaaggctattaaacttaaagcttagtctgccagcaaattttgccaatcaaaatttaggaaagaccgtttcagatagtcaagatttccaaattttcccgggggagcatgcccccggacccccaaggattacgttgatatagttcgccctccccatactgagaaattttctgcagccgcctctgtcgtgtgattccatgttcgcacgaaatttaagaaaactagaaactaaaattggtataaatatcaatcctgcgtgcatctgttctttgtatacggaatggttcacggacggcaacgggataaaacattacgatgtttactttcgtgacagccggctctctgctgcatatgacgtaatcatggtgGCGCTAtaattggccgaaataactctcGTTTTAGAAAGATTGAAGCAatcttgaagcggttttcgaaacgatatcgctaaaatgtacccaagtctcttccatctacaacattaatttgttttcttttgtgtaaatttcgtacatgtgtagtggaaacGATCGCCCAAGTTGGATTACCGCCCCTCCCCGCCCGCTTTTCTCTTCGTTGATGTGGACGCATAAAGGGGGgaggggccattgaaaaatttttgtgGGCGaggggggggggccattgaaaaaatttttggggcgggggggggggggggggccccttgaaaaaattttttaccaaacctattttgccccccccccccacccccaaaaaaaaacggcgGGGCCCTTAAAAAAAAGACTTCAAGAGGGCCAGTGTGTTTGTTTAAATTCAAGAGCTTTCCACGAAGTCAATCCTGTTTTTGTTATACTTATTGTGGTAACGTTACTAAGTATTGGGATCTT is a genomic window containing:
- the LOC118412140 gene encoding DNA helicase MCM8-like (The sequence of the model RefSeq protein was modified relative to this genomic sequence to represent the inferred CDS: added 63 bases not found in genome assembly), with product MSYRGGQSRGRPWWRGRGGRGHYSRRDQNHSRGGSSSSRRGGYSGSTSASQTRPRLSQAILENVIPSPYKGWHLYFPNQVYTEHSPDVVRTQAFEKYFLSILELYDKDEIEQKGSLAIDFKELLQDDGVRSTIPDMGSVMKETPEKILSCLGLAVHQVLTHDLERQAAALQQPGQEDGETPATIAVNVPLIHTRVFNYEPITSMRRLKANFYGKFVCIRGTVVRVSNVKPMCIKMAFECLTCRGVQRVILPEGKYCLPTKCPAPDCRGRSFVPLQNHQLTETVDWQTIKVQELITDENREAGRIPRTVECELTRDLVDSCAPGDVVTVTGIVKVMSSEEGRRKSNRDQCMFLIYISANSVSKTKGKKSTKESGTSGLAMEFTLKELYGIQEIQEDPHVFRLVVGSLCPAIYGHETVKAGLALALFGGNQRFANNKNRIPVRGDPHVLVVGDPGLGKSQMLQAVSNVAPRGVYVCGNTTTASGLTVTLSRDSASGDFALEAGALVLADQGCCCIDEFDKMTNQHQALLEAMEQQSISLAKAGIVCSLPARTSIIAAANPVGGHYNKAKTVAENLKMGSALLSRFDLVFILLDNPDEDLDSMLSEHVMALRAGRCRETSAVRVRRDPQTPDSDEARRQWELEKPLSERLKISRGEQFDPIPHPLLRKYVAYARKYVHPKLSPEAKQVLQTFYLELRKDQRGPDSIPITTRQLESLIRLTEARSRLELRETATSQDAQDVVEIMKDSMFDTYSDEFGQLDFLRSQNGSGMSSRSKPKRFVAALNRVAERTYNNIFTVQQMREIAQNCDVKVPDFEGFIASLNNQGFLLKKGSRVYQLQTAGL